A single region of the Pseudomonas solani genome encodes:
- a CDS encoding dipeptidase, with translation MRKLLILLVLVVIGLAVFFSLPSVLDRKMNSVESPAPYVASEAANKLHEKLFIADLHDDALLWQRDLLERHDFGHSDLPRLLEGKVALQVFSTVTKTPRGINYDRNDDDSDNITVLAMAQRWPPRTWTSLLERALYQGEKLAAAAKGSDGKLVQVRTRADFETFIAAWKKDPNRVAAILATEGLHPLEGKIENVDRLYDAGFRITGLTHFFDNEVGGSAHGMEKGGLTRFGRRVVAHLEEKKMIIDLAHASRALIDDVLEMAERPVLVSHGGVEGTCPGPRNLSDDHVKRIAATGGVIGIGYWETAVCDTSVKAIVKAIRYTSDLVGVEHVALGSDFDGTIHAPFDTTGLAQLTQGLQEAGYSESDIAKIMGGNVQRLLLASLPSE, from the coding sequence ATGCGCAAACTCCTGATCCTGCTGGTACTGGTCGTGATCGGCCTGGCGGTGTTCTTCAGCCTGCCCAGCGTCCTCGACCGGAAGATGAACAGCGTCGAATCCCCAGCGCCCTATGTCGCCAGCGAAGCGGCCAACAAGCTGCACGAGAAACTCTTCATCGCCGACCTCCACGACGATGCCCTGCTCTGGCAACGCGACCTGCTGGAGCGCCATGACTTCGGCCACAGCGACCTGCCGCGCCTGCTGGAAGGCAAGGTCGCCCTGCAGGTGTTCTCCACCGTCACCAAGACCCCGCGCGGCATCAACTACGACAGGAACGACGACGACAGCGACAACATCACCGTGCTCGCCATGGCCCAGCGCTGGCCGCCGCGTACCTGGACCAGCCTGCTGGAGCGCGCGCTGTACCAGGGCGAAAAACTCGCCGCAGCCGCCAAGGGCAGCGACGGCAAGCTGGTGCAAGTGCGCACCCGCGCCGACTTCGAAACCTTCATCGCCGCCTGGAAGAAAGACCCCAATCGCGTCGCCGCCATCCTCGCCACCGAGGGCCTGCACCCGTTGGAAGGCAAGATCGAAAACGTCGACCGTCTGTATGACGCCGGCTTCCGCATCACCGGCCTGACCCACTTCTTCGATAACGAAGTCGGCGGTTCCGCCCACGGCATGGAAAAGGGCGGCCTCACCCGCTTCGGCCGCCGCGTGGTGGCCCACCTGGAAGAGAAGAAGATGATCATCGACCTTGCCCACGCCTCCCGCGCGCTGATCGATGACGTGCTTGAGATGGCCGAGCGCCCGGTGCTGGTCTCCCATGGCGGCGTCGAAGGCACCTGCCCCGGCCCGCGCAACCTCAGCGACGACCACGTCAAGCGCATCGCCGCCACCGGCGGGGTGATCGGCATCGGCTACTGGGAAACCGCCGTGTGCGACACCTCGGTCAAGGCCATCGTCAAAGCCATCCGCTACACCAGCGACCTGGTGGGCGTCGAGCACGTGGCCCTCGGCTCGGACTTCGACGGCACCATCCACGCCCCCTTCGACACCACCGGCCTGGCCCAGCTGACCCAGGGCCTGCAGGAAGCCGGCTACAGCGAAAGCGACATCGCCAAGATCATGGGCGGCAACGTCCAGCGTCTGCTCCTGGCCAGCCTGCCCAGCGAATAA
- the rhlB gene encoding ATP-dependent RNA helicase RhlB — MTVLKALKKIFGKGEEPISGVAPTAPATQAPTRTASERPPAQPKKAPRAPAEKPAAAVAATATEQAPRAEKKPRSDKPRSDKPRRERAPKPVDTWKLEDFVVEPMEGKTRFHDFKLSPTLMHAIHDLGFPYCTPIQAGVLGFTLKGQDAIGRAQTGTGKTAAFLISIITQLQQTPPPKERYMGEPRALIIAPTRELVVQIAKDAQALTKYTGLNVMSFVGGMDFDKQLKQLESRFCDILVATPGRLLDFNQRGDVHLDMVEVMVLDEADRMLDMGFIPQVRQIIRQTPHKGERQTLLFSATFTDDVMNLAKQWTVDPAIVEIEPENVASETVEQHVYAVAGSDKYKLLYNLVAQNNWERVMVFANRKDEVRRIEERLTKDGISAAQMSGDVPQHKRIKTLEGFREGKIRVLVATDVAGRGIHVDAISHVINFTLPEDPDDYVHRIGRTGRAGTSGTSISFAGEDDAFALPPIEELLGRKINCETPPAELLKSVPRKH, encoded by the coding sequence ATGACCGTGCTCAAAGCACTCAAGAAAATCTTTGGCAAGGGCGAAGAGCCCATTTCCGGCGTCGCCCCGACTGCCCCGGCCACCCAGGCCCCGACTCGCACCGCTAGCGAGAGACCCCCCGCCCAGCCCAAGAAGGCGCCGCGCGCCCCGGCTGAGAAACCCGCCGCCGCTGTTGCCGCCACCGCTACCGAGCAGGCCCCCCGCGCCGAGAAGAAACCCCGCAGCGACAAACCCAGGTCCGACAAGCCCCGCCGTGAGCGTGCGCCCAAGCCGGTAGACACCTGGAAGCTGGAAGACTTCGTCGTCGAACCCATGGAAGGCAAGACCCGCTTCCATGACTTCAAGCTGTCGCCGACCCTGATGCACGCCATCCATGACCTGGGCTTCCCCTACTGCACGCCGATCCAGGCGGGCGTACTGGGCTTCACCCTCAAGGGCCAGGACGCCATCGGCCGCGCCCAGACCGGCACCGGCAAGACCGCCGCCTTCCTCATCTCGATCATCACCCAGCTGCAGCAGACCCCGCCGCCGAAAGAGCGCTACATGGGCGAGCCCCGTGCGCTGATCATCGCGCCGACCCGCGAGCTGGTGGTGCAGATCGCCAAGGACGCCCAGGCCCTGACCAAGTACACCGGCCTGAACGTCATGAGCTTCGTCGGCGGCATGGACTTCGACAAGCAGCTCAAGCAGCTGGAATCGCGCTTCTGCGACATCCTCGTGGCCACTCCCGGCCGCCTGCTGGACTTCAACCAGCGCGGTGACGTGCACCTGGACATGGTCGAAGTGATGGTGCTGGACGAAGCCGACCGCATGCTCGACATGGGCTTCATCCCCCAGGTCCGCCAGATCATCCGCCAGACCCCGCACAAGGGCGAACGCCAGACCCTGCTGTTCTCCGCCACCTTCACCGACGACGTGATGAACCTGGCCAAGCAGTGGACCGTCGACCCGGCCATCGTCGAGATCGAGCCGGAGAACGTCGCCAGCGAGACCGTCGAGCAGCACGTCTACGCCGTTGCCGGCAGCGACAAGTACAAGCTGCTCTACAACCTCGTCGCCCAGAACAACTGGGAACGGGTGATGGTCTTCGCCAACCGCAAGGACGAGGTGCGCCGCATCGAGGAACGCCTGACCAAGGACGGCATCAGCGCCGCCCAGATGTCCGGCGACGTGCCCCAGCACAAGCGCATCAAGACCCTGGAAGGCTTCCGCGAAGGCAAGATCCGCGTACTGGTCGCCACCGACGTCGCCGGCCGTGGCATCCACGTCGACGCCATCAGCCACGTAATCAACTTCACCCTGCCGGAAGACCCGGACGACTACGTGCACCGCATCGGCCGTACCGGCCGTGCCGGCACCAGCGGAACCTCCATCAGCTTCGCCGGCGAGGACGATGCCTTCGCCCTGCCGCCGATCGAAGAACTGCTGGGCCGCAAGATCAACTGCGAAACCCCGCCCGCCGAGCTGCTCAAGTCGGTGCCGCGCAAGCACTGA
- a CDS encoding ornithine cyclodeaminase family protein, which translates to MSSVPPLVVTSAEAERLLPRIDVQAALRRMFLDLATGEAVQPAQQLVEFPGGGDFINYLGVLAREQVYGVKTSPYLPRPDGAVVTAWTLLMSMQNGQPLMLCDAATLTTERTAATTAVAVDALAPEAVTQLAVIGSGAVARAHIRHCLALRPWQQVRVYSPRLQPDSERADALRALDPRVEVCASQDDALADAEVILLCTSAATPVLDPRQLGHATLVTSISTNAPRAHEVPPAALAEMDVYCDYRATTPGSAGEMRIAAEQHGWSPEALCGDLPELLADRAQRPDYRRPVFFRSIGLGLEDVALANALYHLKCEASA; encoded by the coding sequence ATGTCCAGCGTCCCCCCTCTGGTCGTCACGTCCGCTGAAGCCGAACGCCTGCTGCCCCGCATCGATGTGCAGGCGGCGCTGCGGCGCATGTTCCTCGACCTCGCCACAGGCGAGGCGGTGCAGCCCGCGCAGCAACTGGTGGAATTCCCCGGCGGCGGCGACTTCATCAACTACCTCGGCGTACTCGCCCGCGAGCAGGTCTACGGGGTCAAGACCTCGCCCTACCTGCCACGCCCGGACGGCGCCGTGGTCACCGCCTGGACCCTGCTGATGTCCATGCAGAACGGCCAGCCGCTGATGCTCTGCGATGCCGCCACCCTGACCACCGAGCGCACCGCCGCCACCACCGCCGTGGCGGTCGATGCCCTGGCCCCGGAAGCGGTCACGCAGCTGGCGGTGATAGGCAGCGGTGCCGTGGCTCGCGCCCATATCCGCCACTGCCTGGCGCTGCGCCCCTGGCAACAGGTGCGCGTGTATTCGCCACGCCTGCAGCCCGACAGCGAGCGGGCCGACGCCCTGCGCGCCCTCGACCCGCGTGTAGAGGTCTGCGCCAGCCAGGACGACGCCCTGGCCGACGCCGAGGTGATCCTGCTCTGCACCTCCGCCGCCACCCCGGTGCTGGACCCACGCCAACTCGGCCACGCCACCCTGGTCACCTCCATCAGTACCAACGCCCCGCGCGCCCATGAAGTGCCGCCGGCAGCCCTGGCGGAGATGGATGTCTACTGCGACTACCGCGCCACCACCCCCGGCAGCGCTGGCGAGATGCGCATCGCCGCCGAACAGCACGGCTGGAGCCCGGAAGCGCTGTGTGGCGACCTGCCCGAGCTGCTCGCCGACCGCGCGCAGCGCCCCGACTATCGCCGCCCGGTATTCTTCCGCTCCATCGGCCTCGGCCTCGAAGACGTCGCCCTGGCCAACGCGCTCTATCACCTCAAGTGCGAGGCGTCGGCATGA
- a CDS encoding NAD(P)/FAD-dependent oxidoreductase: MNQLDFIIIGAGIAGASTGYWLSRQGKVAVLEREEHAGYHSTGRSAALYTVAYGTPQVRALTGASRAFFDNPPQGFSEHPILTPRGEMVVDFSDDPDELRRQFDSARESVAEVQLLDADQACALVPVLRREKVFGAMLDPSAADIDTDALHQGYLRGIRRNGGAVHTGHDVQAIAREGDLWRVTTGQGEFSAPVLVNAAGAWCDGLAALAGVRPLGLQPKRRAAFIFAAPEGVDSHAWPALVSLDESFYFKPDAGMLLGSPANADPVDAHDVQPEELDIALGIHQIEEHTHMSIRRPARTWAGLRSFFADGDLVAGYDDQAPGFFWVAGQGGYGIQTSAAMGEASASLILRQPLPEQLGRFGLTEAMLSPARLR, from the coding sequence ATGAACCAGCTGGACTTCATCATCATCGGCGCGGGCATCGCCGGCGCCTCCACCGGCTACTGGCTGTCCCGCCAGGGCAAGGTCGCGGTGCTGGAACGCGAAGAGCACGCCGGCTACCACTCCACCGGCCGCTCCGCCGCGCTCTACACCGTCGCCTACGGTACGCCCCAGGTGCGCGCCCTGACCGGCGCCAGCCGGGCCTTCTTCGACAACCCGCCGCAAGGCTTCAGCGAGCACCCGATCCTCACGCCCCGTGGCGAGATGGTGGTGGACTTCAGCGATGACCCGGACGAGTTGCGCCGCCAGTTCGACAGCGCCCGCGAGAGCGTCGCCGAGGTGCAACTGCTGGACGCCGACCAGGCCTGCGCCCTGGTACCGGTGCTGCGCCGCGAGAAGGTCTTCGGCGCCATGCTCGACCCCAGCGCCGCCGACATCGACACCGATGCCCTGCACCAGGGCTACCTGCGCGGCATCCGCCGCAACGGCGGCGCCGTGCACACCGGCCATGACGTACAGGCCATCGCCCGCGAGGGCGACCTGTGGCGCGTCACCACCGGCCAGGGCGAGTTCAGCGCGCCGGTGCTGGTGAACGCCGCCGGTGCCTGGTGCGACGGCCTCGCCGCCCTCGCCGGCGTGCGCCCCCTGGGCCTGCAGCCGAAACGCCGCGCAGCCTTCATCTTCGCCGCGCCGGAAGGCGTCGACAGCCATGCCTGGCCGGCGCTGGTGAGCCTGGACGAGTCCTTCTACTTCAAGCCCGACGCCGGCATGCTGCTGGGCTCACCCGCCAATGCCGACCCGGTGGACGCCCACGATGTGCAGCCCGAAGAGCTGGACATCGCCCTGGGCATCCACCAGATCGAGGAACACACCCACATGAGCATCCGCCGCCCCGCCCGCACCTGGGCCGGGCTGCGCTCGTTCTTCGCCGACGGCGACCTGGTGGCCGGCTACGACGACCAGGCGCCCGGCTTCTTCTGGGTCGCCGGCCAGGGCGGCTACGGCATCCAGACCTCCGCCGCCATGGGCGAGGCCAGCGCCAGCCTGATCCTGCGCCAGCCGCTGCCGGAGCAGCTGGGCCGCTTCGGCCTAACCGAGGCGATGCTCTCCCCGGCCCGCCTCAGGTGA
- a CDS encoding helix-turn-helix transcriptional regulator: MTPRPDPAFDNFRAIADGIATLFFPHAEVVVHDLRTQKVAYIANNISKRCIGDDAALEDMLEDGGEARNIGPYEKLNWDGQKIRSISTVLQDAKGKPLAVLCINLNISLFESAKAALDLFLAPGKLIPQPDALFRDDWQERINTFLHNWMRQRQLGLNLLSREHKRELVLALHAEGAFKGKSAANYVANVLNMGRATVYKHLRELKEEPENEV, encoded by the coding sequence ATGACGCCTCGTCCCGATCCGGCATTCGACAACTTCCGGGCCATAGCCGACGGCATCGCTACCCTGTTCTTCCCCCACGCCGAAGTGGTAGTGCACGACCTGCGCACGCAGAAGGTCGCCTACATCGCCAACAACATCTCCAAGCGCTGCATCGGCGACGACGCGGCGCTGGAAGACATGCTTGAGGATGGCGGCGAGGCGCGGAACATCGGCCCCTACGAGAAGCTCAACTGGGACGGGCAGAAGATCCGCTCCATCAGCACCGTGCTGCAGGACGCCAAGGGCAAGCCGCTGGCGGTGCTGTGCATCAACCTGAATATCTCGCTGTTCGAAAGCGCCAAGGCGGCCCTGGACCTGTTCCTCGCCCCGGGCAAGCTGATCCCCCAGCCCGACGCGCTGTTCCGCGACGACTGGCAGGAGCGCATCAACACCTTCCTGCACAACTGGATGCGCCAGCGCCAGCTCGGCCTCAACCTGCTCAGCCGCGAGCACAAGCGCGAACTGGTACTGGCCCTGCACGCCGAAGGCGCCTTCAAGGGCAAGAGCGCCGCCAACTACGTCGCCAACGTCCTCAACATGGGCCGCGCCACCGTGTACAAGCACCTGCGCGAACTCAAGGAAGAACCCGAAAACGAGGTGTAG
- a CDS encoding ABC transporter substrate-binding protein, with the protein MKKIALLGGIALSLVASSLFAADKPLRLGIEAAYPPFAYKTPAGQIEGFDYDIGNALCEEMKVKCQWIEQEFDGLIPSLKVKKVDAILSSMTITDERRKSVDFTHKYYYSPARLAMKKGSAVSEDFSQLVGKTVGTQRSTTTDRFATEVLEPKGVKVVRYSTQNEIYLDLLSGRLDAVLADAFPLNEGFLKTENGKGYEFVGPVLKDPQYFGEGAGIAVRKGDAELRDKLDAAITALRSNGTYQKIQAKYFDFDIYGD; encoded by the coding sequence ATGAAGAAAATCGCACTGCTCGGCGGTATCGCCCTGAGCCTCGTGGCATCCAGCCTGTTCGCCGCCGACAAGCCCTTGCGCCTGGGCATCGAGGCGGCCTATCCGCCCTTCGCCTACAAGACCCCGGCGGGGCAGATCGAAGGCTTCGACTACGACATCGGCAATGCGCTGTGCGAGGAGATGAAGGTCAAGTGCCAGTGGATCGAGCAGGAGTTCGACGGCCTGATCCCCTCGCTGAAGGTGAAGAAGGTGGATGCGATCCTGTCGTCCATGACCATCACCGACGAGCGCCGCAAGTCGGTGGATTTCACCCACAAGTACTATTACAGCCCCGCGCGCCTGGCGATGAAGAAGGGCAGTGCGGTGAGCGAGGACTTCTCCCAGCTGGTGGGCAAGACCGTCGGCACCCAGCGCTCCACCACCACCGATCGCTTCGCCACCGAGGTGCTGGAGCCCAAGGGCGTGAAGGTGGTGCGCTACAGCACCCAGAACGAGATCTACCTGGACCTGCTCTCCGGGCGCCTGGACGCGGTGCTGGCGGATGCCTTCCCGCTCAACGAAGGCTTCCTCAAGACCGAGAACGGCAAGGGCTACGAGTTCGTCGGCCCGGTGCTGAAGGACCCGCAGTACTTCGGCGAGGGCGCCGGGATCGCCGTGCGCAAGGGCGATGCCGAGCTGCGTGACAAGCTGGACGCGGCCATCACCGCTCTGCGCAGCAACGGCACCTACCAGAAGATCCAGGCGAAGTACTTCGACTTCGATATCTACGGGGATTGA
- the moaE gene encoding molybdopterin synthase catalytic subunit MoaE gives MGIRVQAKAFDPGTELNALHAANVGVGAVVGFVGYVRDFNEGQDVSGMFLEHYPGMTEKALEKIAEEARQRWPLLKVDILHRIGRLEPGEPIVFVGTASAHRQAAFDACNFIMDYLKTRAPFWKKEDTAEGPRWVEGRCSDQAAAQRWEGDKRS, from the coding sequence ATGGGCATTCGCGTACAGGCCAAGGCCTTCGACCCCGGCACCGAACTGAACGCTCTGCATGCGGCCAACGTCGGCGTTGGCGCGGTGGTCGGCTTCGTCGGCTATGTGCGCGATTTCAACGAGGGCCAGGATGTATCCGGGATGTTCCTCGAACACTACCCGGGGATGACCGAGAAGGCCCTGGAGAAGATCGCCGAGGAAGCCCGGCAACGCTGGCCGCTGCTCAAGGTCGACATCCTCCACCGCATCGGCCGCCTGGAACCGGGCGAGCCGATCGTCTTCGTCGGCACCGCCAGCGCCCACCGCCAGGCGGCGTTCGACGCCTGCAACTTCATCATGGACTACCTCAAGACCCGCGCCCCCTTCTGGAAGAAGGAAGACACCGCCGAAGGCCCGCGCTGGGTCGAAGGCCGCTGCAGCGACCAGGCGGCGGCACAGCGCTGGGAAGGCGACAAGCGCAGCTGA
- a CDS encoding MoaD/ThiS family protein, which produces MIRVQYFARYREALGLEGEQLAWDPAFAKLDDLRRRLLARGGVWDVLDEQNLMCARNQELCSLDEVLADGDEVAFFPTVTGG; this is translated from the coding sequence ATGATTCGCGTGCAGTATTTCGCCCGTTACCGTGAAGCGCTCGGCCTCGAAGGCGAGCAGCTTGCCTGGGACCCGGCGTTCGCGAAGCTGGATGACCTGCGTCGCCGCCTGCTGGCCCGTGGCGGCGTATGGGACGTGCTCGACGAACAGAACCTGATGTGCGCCCGCAACCAGGAACTGTGCAGCCTCGACGAGGTGCTGGCCGACGGCGACGAAGTGGCCTTCTTCCCCACCGTGACCGGAGGCTGA
- the moaC gene encoding cyclic pyranopterin monophosphate synthase MoaC, which produces MLTHLDSQGRANMVDVTEKAVTSREATAEARVRMRPETLAMIQAGGHPKGDVFAVARIAGIQAAKKTSDLIPLCHPLMLTSVKVELAAEGDDTVHIVARCKLAGQTGVEMEALTAASVAALTLYDMCKAVDRGMTIESVRLLEKLGGKSGHYQAGE; this is translated from the coding sequence GTGCTGACCCATCTCGATTCCCAAGGCCGCGCCAATATGGTCGACGTCACCGAAAAAGCGGTGACTTCCCGTGAGGCAACGGCCGAAGCGCGGGTGCGCATGCGCCCGGAAACCCTGGCCATGATCCAGGCCGGCGGCCACCCCAAGGGCGACGTGTTCGCCGTGGCGCGCATCGCCGGCATCCAGGCGGCGAAGAAGACTTCCGACCTGATTCCCCTGTGTCACCCGCTGATGCTCACCAGCGTCAAGGTCGAGCTCGCCGCCGAAGGCGACGACACGGTGCACATCGTCGCCCGCTGCAAGCTGGCCGGGCAGACCGGGGTGGAAATGGAGGCGCTGACCGCCGCCAGCGTCGCCGCCCTGACCCTCTACGACATGTGCAAGGCGGTGGACCGCGGCATGACCATCGAAAGCGTCCGCCTGCTGGAAAAGCTCGGCGGCAAGAGCGGCCATTACCAGGCCGGGGAGTGA
- a CDS encoding PhoH family protein yields the protein MDDHGRARPTAPTLYALDTNVLIHDPNAILNFEEHHVAIPMTVLEELDKLKTGKQGVAAECRQAIRLIDKILGGATPEQVEHGVPIQREKSGPCGFLSILMSKSAAPITWLPEDLNDNKIINQLVELKTRRPGMSVVLVTKDINMRLKARACGIDSEDYHTDQLVDDVSLLSRGYHTMAGSFWDRVSKVETRQDHGRAWHRVQLTDNLPAVHVNEFIVDEQGFVGWIKGIKADELLILDLHQEPLLHQEAWGLRPRDIYQALALFALLDPDIHLVNLSGAAGSGKTILALAAAIEQTMVSKRYRRIIATRSVQGLDQEIGFLPGTEAEKMEPWLGAITDNLEALHMDDESTHGSVDYILSKVPLQFKSLNYIRGRSFQQSLILIDECQNLTPHQMKTIITRAGTGSKVICLGNLAQIDTPYLSAPSSGLTYLTERFKDFPHGVHITLQGVPRSVLAEYAEAHM from the coding sequence ATGGATGATCACGGACGCGCCCGCCCCACCGCTCCAACCCTCTACGCCCTCGATACGAACGTTCTGATCCACGATCCCAACGCCATCCTCAACTTCGAAGAACACCACGTGGCCATCCCCATGACCGTGCTGGAGGAACTCGACAAGCTGAAGACGGGCAAGCAAGGCGTAGCCGCCGAATGCCGCCAGGCGATTCGGCTGATCGACAAGATCCTGGGCGGTGCCACGCCCGAGCAGGTTGAGCACGGCGTACCTATCCAGCGGGAAAAGAGCGGCCCCTGCGGCTTTCTCTCGATACTCATGAGCAAGAGCGCAGCCCCCATCACCTGGCTGCCGGAAGACCTCAACGACAACAAGATCATCAACCAGTTGGTGGAGCTGAAGACCCGGCGCCCGGGCATGTCCGTGGTGCTGGTGACCAAGGACATCAACATGCGCCTGAAGGCGCGCGCCTGTGGCATCGACTCGGAGGACTACCACACCGACCAGTTGGTCGACGACGTTTCGCTGCTGTCCCGTGGCTACCACACCATGGCCGGCTCCTTCTGGGACCGCGTCAGCAAGGTGGAAACCCGCCAGGACCACGGCCGCGCCTGGCACCGCGTGCAACTCACCGACAACCTGCCGGCCGTCCACGTCAACGAGTTCATCGTCGACGAACAGGGCTTCGTCGGCTGGATCAAGGGCATCAAGGCCGATGAGCTGCTGATTCTCGACCTGCACCAGGAACCGCTGCTGCACCAGGAAGCCTGGGGCCTGCGCCCGCGCGACATTTACCAGGCCCTGGCGCTGTTCGCCTTGCTCGACCCGGACATCCACCTGGTCAACCTGTCGGGCGCGGCGGGTTCCGGCAAGACCATCCTGGCGCTGGCCGCGGCCATCGAGCAGACCATGGTCAGCAAGCGCTACCGGCGCATCATCGCCACCCGCAGCGTGCAGGGGCTGGACCAGGAGATCGGCTTCCTGCCCGGCACCGAGGCCGAGAAGATGGAGCCCTGGCTGGGCGCCATCACCGACAACCTCGAAGCCCTGCACATGGATGACGAGAGCACCCATGGCAGCGTCGACTACATCCTCAGCAAGGTGCCGTTGCAGTTCAAATCCCTCAACTACATCCGTGGGCGCAGCTTCCAGCAGAGCCTGATCCTGATCGACGAGTGCCAGAACCTCACGCCGCACCAGATGAAGACCATCATCACCCGTGCCGGCACCGGTTCGAAGGTGATCTGCCTGGGCAACCTGGCGCAGATCGACACCCCCTACCTGTCCGCGCCCAGCTCCGGCCTCACCTACCTCACCGAACGCTTCAAGGACTTCCCGCATGGTGTGCACATCACCCTGCAGGGCGTACCGCGCTCGGTGCTGGCGGAGTACGCCGAAGCCCACATGTGA